From a single Lolium rigidum isolate FL_2022 chromosome 7, APGP_CSIRO_Lrig_0.1, whole genome shotgun sequence genomic region:
- the LOC124669365 gene encoding probable carboxylesterase 18, with the protein MEAKTRSQETAADESTRPAPPALPWSARLQIFALSAATDLAQRSNGTVNRFLFKLGDRQTPARPSPDALGIRSNDLTVDATRNLWARVYSPAAEAAGAGPLPVVVYFHGGGLTFLSPSSLPVDGMCRRFCHELGAVVVSVNYRLAPEHRYPAAYDDCEEVLRYLGATGLPADIAVPVDLSRCFLAGDSAGGNIVHHVAQRWTSSPPSNNPVRLAGIILLQAYFGGEERTEAELRLEGVAPLVNMRRSDWSWRAFLPEGADRNHPAAHVTGEAGPEPELQEAFPPAMVVVGGLDPLQDWQRRYAAMLLRKGKTARLVEFPGAIHAFYAFPELPDAVKLVEEIKAFMDSYASAH; encoded by the coding sequence ATGGAGGCCAAGACGAGGAGCCAAGAGACGGCCGCCGACGAGAGCACCCGGCCAGCGCCGCCGGCGCTGCCATGGTCGGCCCGGCTCCAGATCTTCGCGCTCAGCGCCGCCACCGACCTGGCGCAGCGCAGCAACGGCACCGTCAACCGCTTCCTCTTCAAGCTCGGCGACAGGCAGACGCCCGCGAGGCCGAGCCCGGACGCGCTCGGCATCCGCTCCAACGACCTCACCGTCGACGCCACCCGGAACCTCTGGGCGCGCGTCTACTCCCCGGCTGCGGAGGCAGCCGGGGCGGGGCCTCTCCCCGTCGTCGTGTACTTCCACGGCGGCGGCTTGACGTTCCTCTCACCGTCGTCCTTGCCGGTGGACGGCATGTGCCGCCGCTTCTGCCACGAGCTGGGCGCCGTGGTCGTCTCCGTCAACTACCGCCTCGCGCCCGAGCACCGCTACCCGGCCGCCTACGACGACTGCGAGGAGGTGCTCCGCTACCTCGGCGCCACGGGCCTGCCCGCCGACATCGCCGTCCCGGTCGAcctctcccgctgcttcctcgccGGGGACAGCGCCGGCGGCAACATCGTCCACCACGTGGCCCAGCGATGGACGTCATCCCCTCCCTCCAACAACCCCGTCCGCCTCGCCGGTATCATCCTCCTGCAGGCGTACTTCGGCGGCGAGGAGCGCACCGAGGCGGAGCTGAGGCTGGAGGGCGTGGCGCCGCTGGTGAACATGCGCCGGTCGGACTGGTCGTGGAGGGCGTTCCTGCCGGAGGGTGCCGACCGGAACCACCCGGCGGCGCACGTGACGGGCGAGGCCGGCCCGGAGCCGGAGCTGCAGGAGGCGTTCCCGCCGGCCATGGTGGTCGTCGGCGGGCTCGACCCGCTGCAGGACTGGCAGCGCCGGTACGCCGCCATGCTGCTGCGGAAGGGGAAGACGGCGCGCCTGGTGGAGTTCCCCGGCGCGATCCACGCCTTCTACGCATTCCCCGAGCTCCCCGACGCCGTCAAGCTCGTGGAGGAAATCAAAGCCTTCATGGACAGCTACGCGTCCGCTCACTGA